In the genome of Streptomyces sp. NBC_00190, one region contains:
- the ribH gene encoding 6,7-dimethyl-8-ribityllumazine synthase, with the protein MSGKGAPELSVKNCGDLRVAVIAAQWHEKVMDGLVDGALRALHELGIDEPTLLRVPGSFELPVVAKVLAGRGYDAIVALGVVIRGGTPHFDYVCQGVTQGLVQVSIDTGVPVGFGVLTCDDDEQALDRAGLEGSNEDKGHEAVTAAVSTAMTLRTVSEPWR; encoded by the coding sequence GTGAGCGGCAAGGGCGCACCCGAACTGAGCGTGAAGAACTGCGGAGACCTCCGAGTCGCCGTGATCGCGGCCCAGTGGCACGAGAAGGTCATGGACGGACTGGTCGACGGCGCCCTGCGGGCCCTGCACGAGCTGGGCATCGACGAGCCCACGCTGCTGCGCGTCCCCGGCAGCTTCGAGCTCCCCGTCGTGGCGAAGGTACTCGCCGGTCGCGGTTACGATGCCATCGTCGCCCTCGGTGTGGTCATCCGCGGCGGCACCCCGCACTTCGACTACGTCTGCCAGGGCGTCACCCAAGGCCTGGTACAGGTGTCGATCGACACCGGAGTCCCCGTCGGCTTCGGTGTACTGACCTGCGACGACGACGAGCAGGCGCTGGACCGCGCCGGGCTCGAAGGGTCGAATGAGGACAAGGGGCACGAAGCGGTCACCGCCGCCGTCTCCACCGCCATGACCCTGCGGACCGTCAGCGAACCCTGGCGCTGA
- a CDS encoding bifunctional 3,4-dihydroxy-2-butanone-4-phosphate synthase/GTP cyclohydrolase II, which translates to MTTLKPVPDIPEETFRLDPVEQAIRDIAAGRPIVVVDDEDRENEGDLVIAAEKATPEIIAFMMSECRGLICAPMEGPELDRLELPQMVQNNTESMQTAFTVSVDATAAHGVTTGISAADRATTLRLLAGGVSQPADFVRPGHVFPLRAKPGGVLVRNGHTEAAVDLARLAGLRPVGAIVEIAGEDGVMLRLPELIPFARKHGLTIISIEDLIAYRRSAEPTVRREAEVSLPTAFGDFTAYGYRSTVDGVEHVALVHGEIGTGDGAEDVLVRMHSECLTGDIFASQRCDCGPQLHASMERIKAEGRGVVVYLRGHEGRGIGLLSKLRAYELQERGRDTLDANLELGLPADARDYGAGAQILADLGVRSVRLLTNNPDKSAALVRHGITVTGRESMPVEAGEHNLRYLRTKRDRMGHDLPWLEGAVTTSACGNQ; encoded by the coding sequence ATGACCACCCTCAAGCCCGTGCCCGACATCCCCGAAGAGACCTTCCGCCTCGACCCCGTCGAGCAGGCCATCCGCGACATCGCGGCGGGCCGCCCGATCGTCGTCGTCGACGACGAGGACCGCGAGAACGAGGGAGACCTCGTCATCGCCGCCGAGAAGGCCACCCCCGAGATCATCGCCTTCATGATGAGCGAGTGCCGCGGCCTGATCTGCGCCCCCATGGAGGGCCCCGAGCTGGACCGGCTCGAACTCCCCCAGATGGTCCAGAACAACACCGAGTCCATGCAGACGGCCTTCACCGTCTCCGTCGACGCCACCGCCGCCCACGGCGTCACCACCGGCATCTCGGCCGCCGACCGCGCCACCACCCTGCGGCTGCTCGCGGGCGGCGTCTCCCAGCCCGCCGACTTCGTCCGCCCCGGCCACGTCTTCCCGCTGCGCGCCAAGCCCGGCGGCGTGCTGGTCCGCAACGGCCACACCGAGGCCGCCGTCGACCTCGCCCGCCTCGCGGGCCTTCGCCCGGTCGGCGCCATCGTCGAGATCGCCGGCGAGGACGGCGTCATGCTGCGCCTGCCGGAGCTGATCCCCTTCGCCCGCAAGCACGGTCTGACGATCATCTCCATCGAGGACCTGATCGCCTACCGCCGCTCCGCCGAGCCGACCGTGCGCCGCGAGGCCGAGGTCAGCCTGCCGACCGCCTTCGGCGACTTCACCGCGTACGGCTACCGCTCCACCGTCGACGGGGTCGAGCACGTCGCCCTCGTCCACGGCGAGATCGGCACGGGCGACGGGGCCGAGGACGTCCTGGTCCGGATGCACTCCGAGTGCCTGACGGGCGACATCTTCGCCTCCCAGCGCTGCGACTGCGGCCCCCAGCTGCACGCCTCCATGGAGCGGATCAAGGCCGAGGGCCGCGGAGTCGTCGTCTACCTGCGCGGCCACGAGGGCCGCGGCATCGGACTGCTGTCCAAGCTGCGCGCGTACGAGCTCCAGGAGCGCGGCCGCGACACCCTCGACGCCAACCTGGAGCTCGGCCTGCCCGCCGACGCCCGCGACTACGGAGCCGGCGCCCAGATCCTCGCCGACCTCGGCGTGCGCAGCGTCCGGCTGCTGACCAACAACCCCGACAAGTCCGCCGCCCTCGTACGGCACGGCATCACGGTCACCGGCCGGGAGTCGATGCCGGTGGAGGCGGGCGAGCACAATCTGCGGTACCTGCGCACCAAGCGGGACCGGATGGGCCACGACCTCCCCTGGCTGGAGGGGGCCGTGACCACCTCCGCCTGCGGCAACCAGTAA
- a CDS encoding nicotinamide mononucleotide transporter family protein, translating to MSALTWLNTEAFTVFGQKVIWSDMIGNLMGLAALALGWRRSLWTWPAQLLSGLILIAAYASAHLSGGVGKQLLVIGVAVWGWRAWQRGKQQAQDGSIAVRTATWKERGLLLAGAALGTLAVGGLFTLFPHLSWSPWADAYIFVGTIVAMVAQARGLVEFWFAWLLVDLVGVPLAFNNGLAFSGLVYVVYFALVLWGAYDWYQRSRTTTAPAMEGATA from the coding sequence GTGAGCGCCCTGACCTGGCTCAACACGGAGGCGTTCACCGTCTTCGGCCAGAAGGTCATCTGGTCCGACATGATCGGCAACCTGATGGGCCTGGCCGCCCTCGCCCTCGGCTGGCGCCGCTCCCTATGGACCTGGCCCGCCCAGCTCCTGTCCGGCCTGATCCTCATCGCCGCCTACGCCTCCGCCCACCTCTCCGGCGGCGTCGGCAAGCAACTGCTCGTCATCGGCGTGGCGGTGTGGGGATGGCGCGCCTGGCAGCGCGGCAAGCAGCAGGCGCAGGACGGCTCCATCGCCGTGCGCACCGCCACCTGGAAGGAGCGCGGCCTGCTCCTCGCCGGAGCGGCGCTGGGCACCCTCGCCGTCGGCGGCCTCTTCACGCTCTTCCCGCACCTGTCCTGGAGCCCGTGGGCGGACGCGTACATCTTCGTCGGCACCATCGTCGCGATGGTCGCCCAGGCCCGCGGCCTCGTCGAGTTCTGGTTCGCCTGGCTCCTCGTCGACCTGGTCGGCGTCCCCCTCGCCTTCAACAACGGCCTGGCCTTCTCCGGCCTCGTCTACGTCGTGTACTTCGCCCTCGTGCTGTGGGGCGCCTACGACTGGTACCAGCGCTCGCGCACCACCACCGCCCCGGCCATGGAAGGAGCAACGGCATGA
- a CDS encoding riboflavin synthase: MFTGIVEELGEVAAVEQLAEASRFRLRGPLVTEDAKHGDSIAVNGVCLTVVETADGEFTADVMQETLNRSSLGALTEGSRVNLERPMALGGRLGGHLVQGHVDGTGTILSRTPSEHWEIVKIALPENLSRYVVEKGSITVDGVSLTVVEAAADWFTISLIPTTLALTTLGIKQSGDPVNLEVDVLAKYVERLLAAGVNPLHATGDDR, translated from the coding sequence GTGTTCACCGGAATCGTCGAAGAACTGGGCGAGGTCGCCGCCGTCGAGCAGCTCGCGGAGGCCTCCCGCTTCCGCCTGCGCGGCCCCCTCGTCACCGAGGACGCCAAGCACGGCGACTCCATCGCCGTCAACGGCGTCTGCCTGACCGTCGTGGAGACCGCCGACGGCGAGTTCACCGCCGACGTGATGCAGGAGACCCTGAACCGCTCCAGCCTCGGCGCCCTGACCGAGGGCTCCCGCGTCAACCTGGAGCGCCCGATGGCGCTCGGCGGGCGGCTCGGCGGCCACCTGGTCCAGGGGCACGTGGACGGCACCGGCACCATCCTCTCCCGGACACCCTCGGAGCACTGGGAGATCGTCAAGATCGCCCTTCCGGAGAACCTTTCGCGGTACGTCGTCGAGAAGGGCTCCATCACGGTCGACGGCGTCAGCCTCACCGTGGTCGAGGCCGCAGCCGACTGGTTCACCATCAGCCTCATCCCCACGACCCTCGCGCTGACCACGCTCGGCATCAAGCAGAGCGGCGACCCGGTCAACCTGGAAGTCGACGTCCTCGCCAAGTACGTCGAACGCCTGCTGGCCGCCGGCGTGAACCCGCTGCACGCGACGGGGGACGACCGGTGA
- the ribD gene encoding bifunctional diaminohydroxyphosphoribosylaminopyrimidine deaminase/5-amino-6-(5-phosphoribosylamino)uracil reductase RibD, with protein sequence MRQEDPVATHAAHAAPDADTRAMRRAVELAARGLGSTSPNPVVGCVVTDAAGTVVGEGWHERAGGPHAEVHALRAAGGAARGGTAYVTLEPCNHTGRTGPCARALVEAGITRVVYAVPDPNPQASGGAATLRAAGVDTTAGLLREEAEAGNAAWLTSVRLGRPHVTWKYAATLDGRSAAADGSSRWITSAESRGDVHRLRAESDAVLVGGGTLRADDPHLAVRGVDGATQPLRIALDTRATVLPTARILDGAAPTLLVVGEDADTRHLPGVELLRLPLHDGRIGVHDLLAHLNLRGVRSVLLEGGPVLAGAFLEGGAVDRVIGYLAPALLGAGPAALADAGIKNISGALRLDITEAVRIGPDLRITAVPVTAPATKEH encoded by the coding sequence ATGAGGCAGGAGGACCCGGTGGCGACACACGCAGCGCACGCGGCACCCGACGCGGACACCCGTGCCATGCGCCGAGCCGTCGAACTCGCCGCCCGCGGACTCGGCTCCACCAGCCCCAACCCGGTCGTCGGCTGCGTCGTCACCGACGCCGCGGGCACCGTCGTCGGCGAAGGCTGGCACGAGCGGGCCGGCGGCCCGCACGCCGAGGTCCACGCGCTGCGCGCGGCGGGCGGGGCCGCCCGGGGCGGCACCGCGTACGTCACCCTGGAGCCCTGCAACCACACCGGCCGTACCGGCCCCTGCGCCCGCGCCCTCGTCGAGGCCGGGATCACCCGTGTGGTCTACGCCGTCCCCGACCCGAACCCGCAGGCCAGCGGCGGCGCCGCCACCCTGCGCGCCGCCGGGGTCGACACCACGGCCGGGCTGCTGCGGGAGGAGGCCGAGGCGGGCAACGCGGCCTGGCTGACCTCCGTACGCCTGGGGCGGCCGCACGTCACCTGGAAGTACGCCGCCACCCTCGACGGCCGCAGCGCCGCCGCGGACGGCAGCAGCCGCTGGATCACCTCCGCCGAGTCCCGCGGCGACGTCCACCGGCTGCGCGCCGAGAGCGACGCCGTCCTGGTGGGCGGCGGCACCCTGCGCGCCGACGACCCGCACCTCGCCGTACGCGGCGTCGACGGCGCCACGCAACCGCTGCGGATCGCCCTCGACACCCGCGCCACGGTCCTGCCGACCGCCCGCATCCTCGACGGCGCCGCGCCCACCCTGCTCGTCGTCGGCGAGGACGCCGACACCCGGCACCTGCCCGGCGTCGAGCTGCTCCGGCTGCCCCTGCACGACGGCCGCATCGGCGTGCACGACCTCCTCGCCCACCTGAACCTGCGCGGCGTGCGTTCCGTCCTGCTGGAAGGCGGGCCCGTCCTGGCCGGAGCCTTCCTCGAAGGCGGAGCCGTCGACCGCGTCATCGGCTACCTCGCCCCGGCCCTGCTCGGCGCGGGCCCCGCGGCCCTCGCCGACGCCGGAATCAAGAACATCTCCGGTGCGTTGCGCCTCGACATCACCGAGGCCGTCCGCATCGGCCCCGATCTCCGCATCACCGCAGTCCCCGTCACCGCCCCCGCCACCAAGGAGCACTGA
- a CDS encoding chitinase C-terminal domain-containing protein, which produces MLSPTRTRAMLLASGAAIAGLLLPALSTTFSHAAWGSPQTESGGESCRPDGLYKTAGVDVPYCSVYDSEGREKMGADHQRRVIGYFTGWRTGKDGTPAYLANNIPWSKVTHLNYAFAHVGGDNKISVGAGGPNNAATGMTWPGVAGAEMDPSLPYKGHFNQLTKFKKQYPNVKTLISVGGWAETGGYFGDDGNRVASGGFYSMATNADGSVNQAGIDTFADSSVEFIRTYGFNGVDIDYEYPTTMKDAGNPLDWQLSNARRAGLVKGYDALMKSLREKLDRAGATDGKHYLLTVAAPSSGYLLRGMETFQMQKYLDYVNIMSYDLHGAWNEFVGPNASLFDDGKDAELAAANVYGSSQYGGIGYLNTDWAYHYFRGSMPAGRINIGLPYYTRGHKNVQGGTDGLWGKAPATTCPAGAGLTKCGDGAVGIDNLWHDKDTNGVEAPAGSNPMWHAKNLEKGIVGDYVTSYGFPANTTLTGTYARKYDATLVAPWLWNAQKKVFLSTEDEQSVAAKADYVVDRGIGGTMVWEMAGDYGWNAAKGQYEMGSTLTSLMYDKFKAAAPYGARKSDTALPAQAVDVKTEFTEFKLGDSNYPITPKIKITNSTGTTLPGGTEFRFDYSTSAPNNASDQSGFGTTVISSGHTGSNVGGLKGDFHRVSLKLPAWQTLAPGASVDLAFNYYLPVSTPSNWTVNISGTTYALAGDLARGVTVVQPGSTAPPTTPPTTPPPTTTPPTTPPPTTTPPTGGTCTGTAYVAGQIYNSGNVVSHKGHYWKSQWWTQNEEPGTTGEWGVWKDQGAC; this is translated from the coding sequence ATGCTGTCCCCCACACGTACGAGAGCGATGCTCCTGGCATCCGGCGCCGCAATCGCCGGACTGCTGCTACCGGCGCTCTCGACAACCTTCTCGCACGCTGCCTGGGGGTCCCCCCAGACGGAGTCCGGGGGAGAGAGCTGTCGCCCCGACGGGCTGTACAAGACGGCGGGTGTCGACGTCCCGTACTGCTCGGTGTACGACTCCGAAGGCCGCGAGAAGATGGGCGCCGACCACCAGCGACGCGTCATCGGCTACTTCACCGGCTGGCGCACCGGCAAGGACGGCACCCCCGCCTACCTCGCCAACAACATCCCGTGGTCCAAGGTCACCCACCTGAACTACGCCTTCGCCCACGTGGGCGGCGACAACAAGATCTCCGTCGGCGCGGGCGGCCCGAACAACGCCGCCACCGGGATGACCTGGCCGGGCGTCGCGGGTGCCGAGATGGATCCGTCCCTCCCGTACAAGGGCCACTTCAACCAGCTGACCAAGTTCAAGAAGCAGTACCCGAACGTCAAGACGCTGATCTCGGTCGGCGGCTGGGCCGAGACCGGCGGCTACTTCGGCGACGACGGCAACCGCGTCGCCTCCGGCGGCTTCTACTCGATGGCCACCAACGCAGACGGCTCGGTCAACCAGGCCGGCATCGACACGTTCGCGGACTCCTCGGTCGAGTTCATCCGCACGTACGGGTTCAACGGCGTCGACATCGACTACGAGTACCCGACCACCATGAAGGACGCGGGCAACCCGCTGGACTGGCAGCTCTCCAACGCCCGCCGGGCCGGCCTCGTCAAGGGCTACGACGCCCTGATGAAGAGCCTGCGCGAGAAGCTCGACCGGGCCGGCGCCACCGACGGCAAGCACTACCTGCTCACGGTCGCCGCACCCTCCTCCGGCTACCTCCTGCGGGGCATGGAGACCTTCCAGATGCAGAAGTACCTGGACTACGTCAACATCATGTCCTACGACCTGCACGGGGCCTGGAACGAGTTCGTCGGCCCGAACGCCTCGCTGTTCGACGACGGCAAGGACGCCGAGCTGGCCGCCGCGAACGTCTACGGCAGCTCCCAGTACGGCGGCATCGGCTACCTCAACACCGACTGGGCCTACCACTACTTCCGCGGCTCCATGCCGGCCGGCCGCATCAACATCGGCCTGCCGTACTACACCCGCGGCCACAAGAACGTGCAGGGCGGCACCGACGGCCTGTGGGGCAAAGCCCCCGCGACCACCTGCCCGGCGGGCGCGGGCCTGACCAAGTGCGGTGACGGCGCGGTCGGCATCGACAACCTGTGGCACGACAAGGACACCAACGGCGTCGAGGCGCCGGCCGGCTCCAACCCGATGTGGCACGCCAAGAACCTGGAGAAGGGGATCGTCGGCGACTACGTCACCTCGTACGGCTTCCCGGCGAACACGACGCTGACCGGCACCTACGCCCGCAAGTACGACGCGACGCTGGTCGCGCCGTGGCTGTGGAACGCGCAGAAGAAGGTCTTCCTGTCCACCGAGGACGAGCAGTCGGTGGCGGCCAAGGCCGACTACGTGGTGGACCGCGGCATCGGCGGCACCATGGTCTGGGAGATGGCAGGCGACTACGGCTGGAACGCCGCGAAGGGCCAGTACGAGATGGGCTCCACGCTCACCTCGCTGATGTACGACAAGTTCAAGGCGGCCGCCCCGTACGGCGCCAGGAAGTCGGACACCGCGCTGCCGGCGCAGGCCGTGGACGTCAAGACGGAGTTCACCGAGTTCAAGCTGGGCGACTCCAACTACCCGATCACCCCGAAGATCAAGATCACCAACAGCACCGGGACGACGCTGCCGGGCGGCACCGAGTTCCGGTTCGACTACTCGACGTCGGCCCCGAACAACGCCTCCGACCAGTCCGGCTTCGGCACGACGGTGATCAGCAGCGGCCACACCGGCAGCAACGTCGGCGGCCTGAAGGGCGACTTCCACCGGGTGTCGCTGAAGCTCCCGGCCTGGCAGACGCTGGCCCCGGGCGCCTCGGTCGACCTGGCGTTCAACTACTACCTGCCGGTCTCCACCCCCTCCAACTGGACGGTGAACATCTCCGGTACGACCTACGCGCTCGCCGGGGACCTGGCGCGCGGCGTCACGGTGGTGCAGCCGGGCAGCACCGCGCCGCCGACCACACCGCCGACCACTCCCCCGCCCACCACGACCCCGCCGACCACGCCGCCCCCGACCACCACGCCTCCGACGGGCGGTACCTGCACCGGCACGGCCTACGTGGCGGGTCAGATCTACAACAGCGGCAACGTCGTCTCCCACAAGGGCCACTACTGGAAGTCCCAGTGGTGGACGCAGAACGAGGAGCCCGGCACCACGGGCGAATGGGGCGTCTGGAAGGACCAGGGCGCCTGCTGA
- a CDS encoding SDR family oxidoreductase, whose product MSTILVTGGTGTLGALVVTRLRDAGHEARVLSRHSPDHPVDLRDGSGLAAAMAGAEVVVHCASNTRGGGKSDEVAAGHLIEAARRAGTVTNVVYISIVGVDVVPFGYYRMKLKVERMLEESGLGVTILRTTQFHDLVAQVVGMAAKLPVVPLPSGVRVQPIAAREVADRLAELAVPAPAGRVPDMGGPEIRTLPELGRIYLAATGRRRRVVPLPLWGKAYEGFRRGGNLAPSHAVGKITFAEFLTARAAKAAEVGG is encoded by the coding sequence ATGAGCACCATCCTCGTCACCGGAGGCACCGGAACCCTCGGCGCGCTCGTCGTCACCCGGCTCCGGGACGCGGGCCACGAGGCCCGCGTACTGAGCCGGCACTCCCCGGACCACCCGGTCGACCTGCGGGACGGCAGCGGGCTGGCCGCGGCCATGGCGGGCGCGGAGGTCGTCGTGCACTGCGCGAGCAACACGCGCGGCGGGGGCAAGAGCGACGAGGTGGCCGCCGGACACCTGATCGAGGCGGCCCGGCGGGCGGGGACCGTCACGAACGTCGTCTACATCTCGATCGTCGGCGTGGACGTGGTCCCCTTCGGCTACTACCGGATGAAGCTGAAGGTGGAGCGGATGCTGGAGGAGTCCGGGCTGGGCGTCACGATCCTGCGCACGACCCAGTTCCACGACCTGGTGGCGCAGGTGGTGGGCATGGCGGCGAAGCTGCCGGTCGTGCCGCTGCCGAGCGGGGTCCGGGTGCAGCCGATCGCGGCCCGGGAGGTGGCGGACCGCCTGGCGGAACTGGCCGTCCCGGCCCCGGCGGGCCGCGTCCCGGACATGGGCGGCCCGGAGATCCGCACCCTGCCGGAGCTGGGCCGGATCTACCTCGCGGCGACGGGGCGCCGCCGCCGGGTGGTCCCCCTGCCGCTGTGGGGCAAGGCGTACGAGGGCTTCCGGCGCGGTGGCAACCTGGCGCCGTCCCACGCGGTCGGCAAGATCACCTTCGCCGAGTTCCTGACGGCCCGGGCGGCGAAGGCGGCTGAGGTCGGGGGCTGA
- a CDS encoding CorA family divalent cation transporter: MLTFLTGFFGMNFAYLTDETESRAVFWLLAVGLQVVFLAGALYVLHRTRLWRRLRDDESVDDG, encoded by the coding sequence GTGCTGACCTTCCTGACGGGGTTCTTCGGCATGAACTTCGCCTACCTGACGGACGAGACGGAGAGCAGGGCCGTCTTCTGGCTGCTCGCCGTGGGCCTCCAGGTGGTCTTCCTCGCCGGCGCGCTCTACGTACTGCACCGCACCCGCCTCTGGCGCAGGCTCCGCGACGACGAGAGCGTCGACGACGGGTAG
- a CDS encoding ROK family transcriptional regulator, giving the protein MGAVTPAKVLTPAAPSPASPSTARAINDRLALRLLQEEGPLTATQLKAMTGLSRPSVADLVERLTRAGLIEVVGESGEQRRGPNARLYGIVAGRAYLAALDVRTDSATAVVADLLGRPLARAALPVDAVDEAVSRLEALAREAGADQLHTVVVGAPGLVTPSGGELRSTVGLPAWHGDLVAALQRRLPATVAVENETNLAALAEQRVGAAQDLDSFVLLWLGGGVGAAVVLDGRLRRGASGGAGEIGFLPVPGTAGLPSATGCGGGFHALVGRDAVAALAAEHGYAGPLEEAVAGAAGEDFLEVLAQRLALGAAAVAAVLDPGCLVLAGGLGHAGGAGLAAAVARELSGLTPVPMEVRATALGDPAVLTGARLAAREAAQADLFAP; this is encoded by the coding sequence ATGGGCGCCGTGACTCCCGCCAAGGTGCTGACCCCCGCCGCTCCGTCGCCCGCGTCGCCGAGCACGGCCCGGGCCATCAACGACCGGCTCGCCCTGCGACTCCTGCAGGAGGAAGGGCCGCTGACCGCCACTCAGCTCAAGGCGATGACCGGCCTGTCCCGCCCCTCGGTCGCCGATCTCGTCGAGCGGCTGACCCGGGCCGGGCTGATCGAGGTCGTGGGGGAGTCGGGCGAACAGCGCCGCGGCCCCAACGCGCGGCTGTACGGGATCGTCGCCGGCCGTGCGTACCTGGCCGCCCTGGACGTACGGACGGACAGCGCGACCGCGGTCGTGGCGGACCTGCTGGGCCGCCCGCTGGCCCGGGCCGCGCTCCCGGTGGACGCGGTCGACGAAGCCGTGTCCCGGCTGGAGGCCCTCGCCCGGGAGGCCGGCGCGGACCAGCTGCACACGGTGGTGGTCGGGGCCCCGGGCCTGGTCACCCCGTCCGGCGGCGAACTGCGCAGCACCGTCGGGCTGCCGGCCTGGCACGGGGACCTGGTGGCGGCCCTCCAGCGGCGGCTGCCGGCCACGGTGGCCGTGGAGAACGAGACCAACCTCGCGGCCCTCGCCGAGCAGCGCGTCGGCGCCGCGCAGGACCTGGACTCCTTCGTCCTGCTGTGGCTCGGCGGAGGCGTCGGCGCGGCGGTCGTCCTGGACGGGCGGCTGCGCCGGGGCGCCTCCGGCGGCGCGGGCGAGATCGGCTTCCTCCCGGTCCCGGGCACCGCCGGCCTGCCCTCGGCCACCGGCTGCGGCGGCGGCTTCCACGCGCTGGTCGGCCGGGACGCGGTGGCCGCGCTCGCCGCGGAGCACGGGTACGCCGGGCCGCTGGAGGAGGCGGTGGCGGGCGCCGCGGGCGAGGACTTCCTGGAGGTGCTGGCCCAGCGGCTCGCCCTGGGCGCGGCGGCCGTCGCGGCCGTCCTGGACCCGGGATGCCTGGTCCTGGCGGGCGGGCTCGGCCACGCGGGCGGGGCCGGCCTGGCGGCCGCGGTCGCCCGCGAGTTGAGCGGGCTCACCCCCGTGCCGATGGAGGTCCGCGCCACCGCACTCGGCGACCCGGCGGTCCTCACGGGCGCCCGCCTGGCCGCCCGCGAAGCCGCCCAGGCGGACCTCTTCGCGCCCTGA
- a CDS encoding MFS transporter, protein MTGEPDLSPARLRRARFAIAAVFCAHGAVTGSFATRIPWIQDHAQLSAGALGLALAFPALGAALAMPLAGRINHRFGARAALRALLALWTLSLILPSLAPNLPTLCFALFVYGATSGMSDVAMNALGVETENRLGRSIMSSLHGMWSTGALLGSAAGAVAAQAGAGAQLHHLIAALALTAAGLIAVRGVLDLRSNQEAQAPAHFALPPKSALFIGAIGFCAVFAEGASLDWSAVYLRDVLHTDAGLAAASTTAFALTMAVTRLAGDRVVDRFGAVRTVRAGGVAATAGGLLVVTAGHPAAALAGFGLIGLGIAVVVPLAFAAAARSGPAPAQAIAGVATITYTSGLIAPSAIGAVADATSLVVSFGLVTLLAFALVAGAAVLRQKPAAPRTSDTNRDEPAGIRP, encoded by the coding sequence ATGACAGGGGAACCCGACCTCAGCCCGGCGCGCCTGCGCCGGGCCCGCTTCGCCATCGCCGCCGTCTTCTGCGCCCACGGCGCCGTCACCGGCTCCTTCGCCACCCGCATCCCCTGGATCCAGGACCACGCCCAGCTCAGCGCGGGCGCCCTGGGCCTGGCCCTCGCCTTCCCCGCCCTGGGCGCGGCGCTCGCGATGCCGCTGGCGGGGCGGATCAACCACCGTTTCGGCGCCCGCGCCGCGCTGCGCGCACTGCTGGCACTGTGGACCCTGTCGCTGATCCTCCCGAGCCTCGCCCCGAACCTGCCCACCCTGTGCTTCGCGCTCTTCGTGTACGGGGCCACCTCCGGCATGTCGGACGTGGCGATGAACGCGCTCGGCGTGGAGACCGAGAACCGGCTGGGCCGCTCGATCATGTCCTCGCTGCACGGAATGTGGAGCACGGGCGCGCTGCTCGGTTCGGCCGCCGGAGCCGTCGCCGCCCAGGCGGGGGCGGGCGCCCAGCTGCACCACCTGATCGCCGCGCTGGCCCTCACCGCGGCCGGGCTGATCGCCGTACGCGGGGTGCTGGACCTGAGGAGCAATCAGGAGGCGCAGGCCCCGGCGCACTTCGCGCTGCCGCCGAAGTCCGCGCTGTTCATCGGGGCGATCGGCTTCTGCGCGGTCTTCGCGGAGGGCGCGAGCCTGGACTGGTCGGCGGTCTACCTGCGGGACGTCCTGCACACGGACGCCGGCCTGGCGGCGGCCTCCACCACCGCCTTCGCGCTCACCATGGCCGTCACCCGGCTCGCCGGGGACCGGGTGGTGGACCGGTTCGGGGCGGTGCGCACCGTCCGGGCCGGCGGAGTGGCGGCCACCGCGGGCGGGCTGCTCGTCGTGACGGCCGGCCATCCTGCGGCGGCGCTGGCCGGCTTCGGGCTGATCGGGCTCGGCATCGCGGTGGTGGTGCCGCTGGCCTTCGCGGCGGCGGCGCGCAGCGGTCCGGCCCCGGCCCAGGCCATCGCGGGTGTCGCGACGATCACGTACACATCGGGACTGATCGCCCCGTCGGCGATCGGGGCGGTGGCGGACGCGACCTCGCTCGTGGTCTCCTTCGGACTGGTCACCCTGCTGGCGTTCGCGCTGGTCGCGGGGGCCGCCGTACTGCGGCAGAAGCCGGCCGCACCCCGGACCTCCGATACCAATCGGGACGAACCCGCCGGAATCCGCCCGTAA